A genome region from Bradyrhizobium commune includes the following:
- a CDS encoding winged helix-turn-helix transcriptional regulator — translation MPKQKPAEGPVAYTLSIIGSSWTCLILRELLQHGARRFQDLQDTLDSIAPTTLSERLRTLEKNGVVERRFYSMSPPRAEYVLTEKGRDLGPIVGAMRNWGRKYSS, via the coding sequence ATGCCCAAGCAAAAGCCCGCAGAAGGCCCGGTGGCCTACACACTCAGCATCATCGGATCGAGCTGGACCTGCCTCATCCTGCGCGAGCTGCTCCAGCACGGTGCGAGACGCTTCCAGGATTTGCAGGACACGCTCGATAGCATTGCTCCGACGACATTATCGGAGCGTCTGAGGACGCTGGAAAAGAATGGGGTCGTGGAGCGGCGGTTCTATTCGATGAGTCCGCCGCGCGCCGAGTACGTGCTGACCGAGAAGGGGCGCGACCTCGGGCCGATCGTGGGGGCCATGCGAAATTGGGGACGCAAGTACTCGAGTTGA